In Aedes albopictus strain Foshan chromosome 3, AalbF5, whole genome shotgun sequence, the genomic window aaacaccaattgactacctaccaaatcggtaggaattttcctagctttaggtatcttattgacaccctgttttctaacaggcagatacacccccttttttacaaatatgtacctacaattttgtacctacatttttatacctacacttttacccacacacgtacctacacatacactcctagtataaataccacaacgaatgcgaggttttcttcagtcgagcacttgacactgaagaagtctgtaagtcacagacgaaataggcctatctgtccgaagataagcacagtagtagaattaaaaggaatttgctcgtcctttctagtttttctttaaaagagttattcattttttattttcttttgcaaaagtaaagtattagtgaagtgtttttaaattaaactagagtctgaagtaacaagttctactaaaagctctaaagtaatagtaaagtaagTTATTCAAGTTATTCAAGTTCGCGATAAACGCACACCTTGGATAACTCGAGGCATAGAACAAGCTATCGCTGTACGAGATCTCGCGTATGCGCTATACGCCCGCAATCCCAACCGAACCAGAAATAGCAATCAGTGGAGGGAGTACGTACAAGCCCGTGATCGCGCAAAGACTCTGATCACCAACGCCAAGAAGCAATACGCCGACCGAAACTTCTCTGCTGACCTCCCTGCCAAACAGCTCTGGAGTAATTTGCGTAGGGAGGGAGTACACAACAACGAAAAGAAAGCCACACCATCCAACAATTTCGACGCCCATCATCTCAACCAGTTTTTCACGGAGGGGCATCTAGCACTTCCAAACAGTCGCAATGCAACGGTTCCGGTAACTCAGGAAACAGCACCTGCCCACGTTCAAGAAGAACTGAATTTTCAACCCACCAGCGTAGAGGAAGtagctagaagaatgttcgagatAAGTTCAAATGCTACTGGAAGCGATCATCTCCCAATCTCCTTCGTGAAAATGCTGAGCCCCTTCATACTTCCACTACTGACACACATATTCAACACCATTATCGCAGAAAAGACCTTTCCGTCTTCCTGGAAAAAAGCTGTTGTAACACCGATTCCAAAATCAGGTAATCCAACAGCCCCTAAAGATTTCCGCCCAATCAGTGTCCTGCCATCGATCTCGAAAATCCTCGAAAAGATTTTGCTTGCGCAGATATCCTATCATCTAGACGTCTCCAATCCACATCTAATGGCCGCACATCAATCCGGTTACAGGCGGGGGTATAGCACCACCACCGCACTTACAGAAGTCACTCACAACATCTACCAACATCTCGACAATCAACACTGCACAATAATGGTTTTGGTCGATTTCTCGTTAGCTTTCAACTGCGTCAAGCATCGAATTCTCTTAGACAAACTGAGCCGGGAATTTGGATTTTCCCCGGCGGCCTGTGACTTGATCTCGTCGTTTTTGAACCAACGAAGGCAAACTGTAAAGCACGGCGACGCCACGTCAGAGGATCTGCCCCTAATCGATGAAACACCCCAAGGATCGTGTTTGAGTGCCATGCTGTTCAGCCTGTTTATTAACAGTCTACCGAGTGTCCTGAAGTGCAAATACCAGCTCTATGCCGATGATCTTCAGATTTACGTTTCTGGCCCTATCAGTCAGGTTGATAGACTGGTAGACATCATCAACCGAGATCTGATATCGATCGAAGCTTGGACCCGGCACAATATGCTCACACCGAACCCTAAGAAAACCCAGGCAATTGTGTTTAGTAGGGAAGGCAATGTCATCCCTCAGAACGATATTGTCTTCTGTGGAGAACCCATTCAGCTTTCCGATAAAGTTACCAATCTGGGTCTTGCTATGGACAAGAGACTATGTTGGACAGACCAAGTCAACGATGTGGTGAAACGGGTCTACAGCACACTGCGGACTTTTCGTCGATTTCAAAGTGTGTTGTCGCTCGCCACCCGGAAAAAACTCGTTCAAGCTGTCATCGTACCACTGTATACGTACTGCGATGTTGTATACTACTCGGGATTGACGGAAGCACTAAAGCAGCAGCTACACCGAAGCTTCAAATCGGCCGTACGCTTTGTTTACGGTCTTCGCCAACGGGATACCACGGAAGAGGTACGCCATACCATTCTGGGAAGGGACCTCCTGGACAACTATAAACTTCGAGTCTGCTGCTTCCTACGACGCGGCTACCTCCGTGAACAACCGCCGTACCTGCTTCAACATCTTCAACCGGGGGCGAACATTAGAGTACGCTCCTTCGTCCTACCACATCATACTACGTCTAGCGGGAAGAGTGTCCTTATCAGCGGAGCATCACTCTGGAATCATCTGCCTTTGGCCCTGAAGCAAAAGCCTACACTAACAGCATTCAAGAGTGgtttccaataataatattttgttagatTGTCTAAATTGATAGCTAATAGGTTCTAATTGATTTCCTTCACTAATTGCTAATGTCAAATTGTCCGATTCACCTTTCCTTGACCTGAGCAAAAGTTGTAATAACTAACAGGCTGccgttttctaaataaataaattacaaattacaaattacaagttAAACATACTTTCCTAAGAAATGTTCGGCAAATCCGAGACCGAGTGATCCACATGCAATGAAGTTGAGAACTACTGGTTGCTTATCACCTTCAACACTTACCATTCCTTCATGATCGATGTAGTAGAAATATTCGCGTATTTTCGGAGCCGGCGACTGCCCTTGGACGTATTTGATATCTGACGAAAACTGCCTCTTTGTTGTTGCTATTACAAGTCgtttaaatatcattttttcaataaataataagAAATTAAATTGCTTTGATATTGTCGAATAAGCTTATCACAACAATCGCAATCcacaaccaaaacaaaaccatCTGATTGGTATGTCAATTTCCAATTCCTACGAAGGCGTGTATGTCGAGTTCCAAGGTCATGATCGCGTCGCCGCGACGCTGAACGAACGGGCGCAGTGACTGATAAGAGCCGTTCCCAAAGGGGGCGATACGAATGACGTTTCTCGATGTCAAAATTCGCGACTGTTTTGCGTCCGTCTGCGGTGATCGCTTTTTTTGCCCTTCCACATCGCAGTTTTTTCTGGATACGACTGATGGAAACAAACCGAAACAGAACGACGATtgtgaaaatctaaatttttgctTGAAAATGAATTCGTAAAGTGATACAGTTTAGTTAGATTGTAAGTGTAAGGTGTAGTCTGTTTTGTAACAAAGTTGTACAGATATTTACTGTATCCGGTGACCGAATCGAGGGCAGAATGACTTTCCTCAGTCTACTGAGCTACTTCTCCCTGCTGGTGCAGATCTGCTTCGTAACGGTGTCCATAGGTTTGTAGAGCTTCTCTTTCCTCCAGGGGATGGCCGAGCGAATAATTTGACAGTAGATTAACATGGTGTTTCCTTTTGTACACCAAGTTTCCTTTACGTCACCCGCTAGGCAATCTGATGGAGTTATTGGCTCCGGTCCAACACTGATGATAAAAATCTTATGTTTACTTGCAGCTGCTGGCTTGTACTACCTTGCCGAGCTGGTGGAGGAATACACGGTCATGGCCAAAAAGGTCATCACCTGGATGATAATGGGCTCCGTTCTGTTGTACATAATTTTCATCTTCACCGAACGTTTCACTTGGACACTAATACTCTGCGGCCTGGGAGCACAGGCCCTGCATGCAGCTATCCTCAAGAACTTTCCGTACGTGAAGTTCCTTTCACCTTGCTTTCTAGGCGCTGTGATACTACTCCTAGTCAACCACTACTTGGCATTCATCTATTTCCAACAGCAATTCCATCCATTCACAGAGGTATGCTTAGGTACTTTGTTGGAAACATTACCGTCGTTCACCATTGTTCTAACAATCTTTCAGGTCATGGCCTACTTTACGTTGTGCTTGTGGCTGGTGCCATTTGCGCTGTTTGTGTCTCTCTCGGCCAATGACAACGTCCTTCCGACGAGCAACGAGAGGACGCATCTGCTAAGCGACAACGACGTGGTGACAAACTACTTCTCCAGCCGGAAGAAGATCGGGTTGCTTTCTTTGTTCAACTACGCGAAGGAATCGCTCCTCCCGGAGCGCAACAAGAAGGCATTTTAAATTTTACTCAAACGATCTCCCATACTACCATTGCGATAAAACTCTGCGCCAGTTGAACGAATTGTTGAGATTTTGAATTGAAGATGAAGCAAAGCAACCATTGCTGTTATAGGAGACAACAAGAAACGTCCAGCCCAAACAAGCTTTATACCTCGGGCAGACATGTGAAACTTAAATCAAATCTTTGTCatgagaataggacagatcggtgaagtactagatttgtagtaatgagctgaaatttagtatagtgagaaggtcaattctccatttctgcaatggaatggtgcaaaaagcgggggtattatgattccttgcctaatttgatgctatttgagcaaaactttgggcaagtgttgatgttttctccatttcttgcaacatgaacaacatagttatccaaagttttgctcaaacatcatcaaattaagcaaggaatcataatacccacgctttttgaaccatttcattgcagaaacggagaattgaccttctcaccatacaaaaattcagctcattactacaaatctagtactacaccaaacGTGTCCCATTGCAAATAAATTGCCAAACAAATCTAACTTCAAAATGATTGACAGTTCTTAGGTCGTTTTGAGTAAAAGGCGCATATTACATCAATACCCTCTATTTCtataggtcactgcatgaaattatctccttctctttcactcttacagaaattatgtaaacaacaaggccaagaaacgtcaaaatcccatactaaatcaaaacaatgcagtgccctattgactAACGAGTCTAATGAGTCTCCGAAGCAATGGTTGCTGTGATTCCATTATCACATCAagttagggtgtgaaccatttcgcttattcgtttaacttttagttaaaatttgacacttcgatagttattttgaaaataaccctactcccgagcagggttagtcttgacagttcgatagtaattttttgttcgcaatgatttggctgcgtactgtattttgttccaaataactactcgtctgtcaaatttcaaatggaccgccgtcgtggttattttttaacttttcgatggcaaataactatccaagtgtcaaattttaactaaaagttaaacgaataagcgaaatggttcacacccttagtAGGTAGTTGTAGTTGTTCGTTCTGCCATCATTTGTACGACCATCGAAAGAAACCATTGTTTTTTGTTCCTTTGTTTTTAATTTATTGAACATagcgataaaaaaaaatcaaaattgaataaaCATTTCGAGTGAGATACGATAACCAACCACTTTAGGCACTTCTTTCGGTGACAGATCCATCGGCAAGCCCAAAGTAAGCTTTGGATGCCATTTTCACGAACAGTCCCGTCTCAACCACCCCGGGAATCATCATGATATCTCGGTTCACCGCATCCCAGTCAAAATCTCCTCCTTCCGGGAAATGCCAGTCCAGAATGAAGTTTCCATTGTCGGTAACGACGGGACCGGCCTTGGCGACGGCCATCCGCAGATTCAACTTCCCTCCATACTTGGCGGCCACCCGGTTCCTTATGGGAACATACGCCATCGGAACCACCTCGATTGGAATGCCCTTTTTGTACTGCTCTCCCAGTTTCTTGGAATTCTTAGTGTAATCAGCAATCACCACCAACTGATCGGCACAGGAGGCCACGATCTTCTCCTGCAGTAAACATCCACCGCCGCCTTTGATGAGCACCATATCGGCGTCCACCTCGTCGGCCCCGTCAATGGCACAATGGATCCTGGGGTGTTGCTCCAAATCGCCCAGCACCAGACCACCTTCGATGATCAACTGACGGGCCTGGAAGCTCGTCGGAATGCATACCAGTTTCAGTCCCTCGGTTTTGACCCGTTCGGCCAGGCGTTGTACGGCGTACACCACGGTTGAACCACTGCCCACTCCGACCACTGTGTTATCTCGTACGTACTCGTCCACCGCTTTGAAGGCGGCGATCTTCTTGGCTTGATCCAGACTCATTTTTGTTGCGGCTGCGGTGACGGTGCCAAATGTGCGACTGAATGCAGGATTTATGTAACCAGAGAATAGCAATCCGGTTCCAAGGAAATGTCGAAGCATAGAAAAACACAAGACACTGCTGCACTAATGTTGAATGGTGAAAGTGCAATCCGTTTGAACCATGTGCACCGTCCTGATTCTTATGTTATGCCGTGGTAGCTAAGGCTGATATGAACTTGTTTTGATTACCCTCTCACAGACCAGTTTTACGGTTCTTACCTTGAAGATAAACGGTAAAGTCAGATAAattaggtagagaagcgaagattGAACACCGGGATAAAAATCGACCATAGTATGTATTGACAacgtttcagtacaattaacagaattttgcaacaaaatttgtttgggtgtatgttcccaccagtattgattgatgcaccaagcgaaaagaagaagttttgacatccaagcggtgtgccgtttacatccatcgaccaatcagcgtcgAGGATcttatcgacggcacaccgcttggatgtcaaaacttcttcttcttttcgcttggtgcatcaatcaattagcATAcgttggttcgtttcgctgctaaaaTTTGTCTGCgttggttacactttttgggtggtgcatggaataatcggtttttttttatgctacttcctttggtgtttgacgtgtgaacaaatattttgaatgattgaacatttcgacaatgatttttcataagggcctaactgacttgatcgatttctcttcgtcaacTCTCTCGTTTGcttataacttgatcaaaacgaacaaaatcattattccttTTGTTCCTACGGCAAGATGTAGTTAcctccttcgcatttcaatcaaatttttttgggaattctcaaaacacattctgtaataacacaaagagaggatcgattaagagaaatcgaaaatgtcagttaggccctaatgaagaatcagtgtcgattaacaccaaacatgtctaaaggtccaatctgcagaagagaggctctctttggtttccctctctttcgttaatatctcagctgtttatttgtattatgattgtctccttgcattgaacgatggtcgaaACAATCGTTTTTTTGATTTGtactgaaaaaatagttgaaaagtgtaccattacattgcaataattcaaagagaaagtgaacaaagagagcctctcaaatgcagataggacctattgaaatgtttggcctgaatgtgTACGGTAATCTaaagagcaaagcaagatgcaatagtaCATTTTGACAAAATTGAACCTATAGTCGATTGAGATTCTATGTGGATTAATCACACGCTCTCGATCAAACCGCTGTTCTAAGAGTGTGTGAGTGAGAGCAGAGGCGCTCTTGAACACGAGGGGCTCATGCATCCGAAGAAAAAAAACATATTGTACAACTTTCATGCCAGCGCATGAAGATCAATATTACAGGGCAACTCAGCCATTACGCATTTGCCACCGTGCTGGAAGATTATCGATCTTTTGACCgatcttttatgtaaaaagttacagtatttttataaaatttaatgCTAATGgggtaaaaatatttaaaatatttaataaattttattctaTAGTTCTGATAAAAATGTAGTACTTCTAGAGTATTTACTATatttagggtgtgaaccatttcgctttttcggttaacttttagttaaaatttgacacttcgatagttattttgcgtccggttaaaaataaccctactcccgaccagggttagtcttgacagttcgatagttattttttgttcgcaatgatttggctgcgtactgtattttgttccaaataactactcgtctgtcacatttcaaatgggccaCCCTCGTAGTTATTTTTTAACCATCCGATGAAAAATAACCaccaaagtgtcaaattttaactaaaagttaaacgaataagcgaaatggttcacacccttattGAACTGCCCCTCGTGCCAATTCGATAACCCCGCTCTCCCGTAGGCTGCTTTTGACAGTTCTCAAAGTTTGCGGGTTCGCTTCTGTTTCGGCTGCTCGAAGTTAGATTATTTTCGAAATTTCCTAGTATTTTGTCAAGTTTTTTCCGTAAAATGGTGAACAAAACCGAAACAAACGACCGCGAAGGTGGCGACAAGAAACGCAGGAAGACCTCTGTTAACGAGTCATCGCCGACGAAGATTTCCCGTGAGGATTTATATGCGGTAAGTTTTCCTCATTCTCCGCGCGTTTGTTTACATTGTTTTCATCACTCTCTCCCACCGGTAGAACACAATCGCTTTCGAGGAACAGGAAGCCGCCAAGCGTCCGCCGGAAACGGATGCCCAGCTGTTCTACGGAACGTGCGACGAACTGAGGAAGCTATTCGATGAAATAGCCGCCTTGAAGAAGGATAACTCCGAGGAGGCCAAGGCTGCCATCGCCGAAAAACGGATCGAAGGATCGCTGGCATTTGTTGCCTTGAAGAAGCTGAACCGATTGGACAAGGTTCGGATTCGTGATGGACGGGAAGCATTACATAAGGAAAAACTACGCGTCGATAGTAACCGGCTGCAGCTGCAGAACTTGCTCTACGAGGCGGACCATCTGAAGAAGGAGGTTCAGCGGTGCTATCTGTTCAAGAGCCAGGACGAGGAAATCGAGCTGGTTCCGGTGGATGAATTCTACGAAAAGGCACCGGAAACGATTTCACGTCCAGAGAAGACCAAGGAAGACGAACATGCTCGGCGCTTGGCCCGATTGGAATGGGAGCTCCAGCAACGAAAGGAACTGGATGCCCATTGCAAAGAGCTGCAAGCTTCGAAGGCGAAAATCGCCGAGGAAATTGTATCGAAGACGGAACGGTTGGATTCGTTGGCTCCACGGTTAAAGGATTTGCTGGCGGCGACACGGCCTCTGCAGGAAGCACTCGATATGCCGATCGAAAAGGGCTGGGAGATACAGAAAACGGTTCGTCTGTTGGTGCAACCTCTGTATATGCTGTACGCCAATGTTACGGCCTATGGAGAAGCTTGTGGTAAGTTTCGGGACAGATACTGAAAAGAACCGAATGATGGTGGTGCAAATCCTATATTAGGTACTGATAAAATCCTTCCTCATTACAGATCCGTTGCTAACTACGTCCGTTCAGGGTGACGAGGAAGAAGCCCGGCAGATTGAAATAACCGGCAATCTTGACTGTGAATCTGATGACGATGCGGACAACGAACGTGAAACAAGGGGAAGCTACAATCGACGCAAGTCCAGCAAACAACAAGATCCGATGAGGCAGAAGCGCAAGGCTTTAGTCAAGCCACATCCGTTGAGCGTCACTATCACTATCCGTAGCAAGGAGGGAAAGGAATCGTTGGCTCTGACGTTCCAATACGTTCCGAATACAGGGTTCGTTACGGTAAAGTGCTCGCTAGTCGATTTTGAAGTGAGCGGAGTGGCGGCAGGCGATGTCATGTCACAGGAAAACATCCTCAATGAGCTATTCCCGGATGACAATGGCGAAGGTAGCCCAAACCCGAAAACCAAGTTCCAAATTCAGGAAGTTGGGATCGGAATGGATAAATTCATTTCGATGATGAAGGAAAAGAATCTTGGTAAACCCTATAAATGGGCTCAGGAACTATGTGGAATCGAGTTTGTAGATTCCGGCGAGAAGTTTTTGTCGGATAGCGATAAATGGCAAAAATCCATTCCGACTATAATTAAAGCCATTCGCACCAGATGGGAGGCACGACTTCGGTTGTACCAACAGGTTCACGAGCTGGAAACTGGCAATGTAGACATAACAATGAACTTGGAGCACAACAATCCGATTCGCATTTCGAGTACCTTGGTTCAGTGGACGGCGCTCTCCTATGCGGAATACGTTGCTTCGAATGTCACCGGTAAATTCGTGGACCACATTAACTCGGCCGGAAATGATCTCTACTTCCGAGCGATCATCACACGTGGCTCAGCAAAGCTGGAGTGTTACATTTGCATTCCGTGTGACTTCCCGGAAAGCACGCCACTGTGGTCACTCTCCTTGAACTGGAATGGGAAACATTCAGCGGGTGACTGCGCTGCCGTTAGAGTAAGTTTGTCTTCCCATTTTTTTGCCTCCCTTTCATTACTAATGCACTTTTCGATCGATTTACAGGACATGGAATTTTGGACCAACAGTCTGCAAGCGCCCAAGCATCCGAAGTCGATCCTGTCGTTGCAGCTTAAGCGAGCAATGTCTTGCCTGGACATCTATCTGGAAACCGAAGGACCGTCCTACACGCCGGCAGAATTTACTCAGGACAAAACCTATCTGAAGCCTTTCCGTGGGCGAGCCCGATCCCGCCCGTTCCGCATTGCGTCCAATGGGAGCAGCTCGGTATTCACGCAAATTTGAatgtgtgttatttttttttcttgtaaggCGATTACTGAATAAAGCTTAAACTTAAAAGTAATTCAACAACCTAAATGATTATCTAGTTTTATTTTTGAGCATCAAATAGCATCaatatctctctcttcttggcctgcttctcagcttagtgttctatgagcacttccacagttattaactgagagcttcctctgccaatgaccattttgcatgcgtatatcgtgtggcaggcacgaagatactctatgcccaaggaaatttcctttacgaaaagatcctggaccgaccgggaatcgaacccgtcaccctcagcatggtcatgctgaatacccgtgcgtttaccgcctcggctatatgggccctatcaatATCTAGCATAAAATTAGCCAATTTCCAGCAACTGCTATTATTTGTCCGTGGCATCAGTCGGTCTGCGAGCAATCGTAGGGAAAATTgaacaacccaactaacatttattgtgaatgtaaacgtcaacaaagcgtccttaatacggcttgatgctgagttactgtgctgtacatatggacggaagcttctatgcaagccctataccaatgaatctggcgaacttaatcagcttgtacatgctgtgcgatcagcttctatgccaccaagtcatagctcttttctcggctcctatgtaaccactaactgaataacatcttgagaaggcgccttTACAGCCTTtttgcagttgttaaataatagttttacggcatccccaaattacacgattaaatataattagattatggataccgtgacgcaatacatgtggaactggaattatcacttttaaaattgaataattaaagtacttgccgctagttggaatcgaactcccgatctccgtatccactggtcccgatgatgtcctcgctgccacactgctatatataaataacatagaaaatagcccgttttgttttactccagacaaggcttcataattgtgccacaagaaaccttacccaacttcatcttgctgtaaaagcttgtgaaacgtcaaacgcaataatgtttacattgaacaagctgtgtggttgcgccaacagattcttcttcacagcttctagctgaaagagtgttatttaaacggctacgaagcgctgctgttttgtgttttggcaacattacaaaacgtactgtataaaagcagctgttgtagtggctgggactcttactcgatttgcacaccttccggaaaatcttccggcattgaattaaagtgcaataaaagcaacacaAATAATTTTACatcacagagatggatagctgtaaagaatttgtgtagtagctatatattccgcttaaagtttgttttgacaataatgtatacatccgacaagccgtgttggtaaaacaacagtttctttattaca contains:
- the LOC109413070 gene encoding ribose-5-phosphate isomerase gives rise to the protein MLRHFLGTGLLFSGYINPAFSRTFGTVTAAATKMSLDQAKKIAAFKAVDEYVRDNTVVGVGSGSTVVYAVQRLAERVKTEGLKLVCIPTSFQARQLIIEGGLVLGDLEQHPRIHCAIDGADEVDADMVLIKGGGGCLLQEKIVASCADQLVVIADYTKNSKKLGEQYKKGIPIEVVPMAYVPIRNRVAAKYGGKLNLRMAVAKAGPVVTDNGNFILDWHFPEGGDFDWDAVNRDIMMIPGVVETGLFVKMASKAYFGLADGSVTERSA
- the LOC109413068 gene encoding THO complex subunit 5 homolog translates to MVNKTETNDREGGDKKRRKTSVNESSPTKISREDLYANTIAFEEQEAAKRPPETDAQLFYGTCDELRKLFDEIAALKKDNSEEAKAAIAEKRIEGSLAFVALKKLNRLDKVRIRDGREALHKEKLRVDSNRLQLQNLLYEADHLKKEVQRCYLFKSQDEEIELVPVDEFYEKAPETISRPEKTKEDEHARRLARLEWELQQRKELDAHCKELQASKAKIAEEIVSKTERLDSLAPRLKDLLAATRPLQEALDMPIEKGWEIQKTVRLLVQPLYMLYANVTAYGEACDPLLTTSVQGDEEEARQIEITGNLDCESDDDADNERETRGSYNRRKSSKQQDPMRQKRKALVKPHPLSVTITIRSKEGKESLALTFQYVPNTGFVTVKCSLVDFEVSGVAAGDVMSQENILNELFPDDNGEGSPNPKTKFQIQEVGIGMDKFISMMKEKNLGKPYKWAQELCGIEFVDSGEKFLSDSDKWQKSIPTIIKAIRTRWEARLRLYQQVHELETGNVDITMNLEHNNPIRISSTLVQWTALSYAEYVASNVTGKFVDHINSAGNDLYFRAIITRGSAKLECYICIPCDFPESTPLWSLSLNWNGKHSAGDCAAVRDMEFWTNSLQAPKHPKSILSLQLKRAMSCLDIYLETEGPSYTPAEFTQDKTYLKPFRGRARSRPFRIASNGSSSVFTQI
- the LOC109418498 gene encoding protein TEX261; its protein translation is MTFLSLLSYFSLLVQICFVTVSIAAGLYYLAELVEEYTVMAKKVITWMIMGSVLLYIIFIFTERFTWTLILCGLGAQALHAAILKNFPYVKFLSPCFLGAVILLLVNHYLAFIYFQQQFHPFTEVMAYFTLCLWLVPFALFVSLSANDNVLPTSNERTHLLSDNDVVTNYFSSRKKIGLLSLFNYAKESLLPERNKKAF